Proteins encoded by one window of Sardina pilchardus chromosome 7, fSarPil1.1, whole genome shotgun sequence:
- the camk2n1b gene encoding calcium/calmodulin-dependent protein kinase II inhibitor 1b: MSEVLPYNEENITHYGDDGDVDQLSITCRLQNTNNLFGTSQNKRPPKLGQIGRSKRVVIEDDQIDEVLKNTNEKAPPGE, encoded by the exons ATGTCAGAAGTGTTACCCTACAACGAAGAGAATATCACTCATTATGGCGATGATGGAGATGTGGATCAGCTCTCCATCACCTGTCGTTTGCAGAATACCAATAACTTATTTGGTACGTCGCAGAATAAAAGACCCCCAAAACTTGGACAGATTGGAAGAAGTAAACGAG TTGTCATTGAAGACGACCAGATTGATGAAGTCCTGAAAAATACAAACGAAAAAGCGCCTCCAGGAGAATAA